A stretch of Nitrospira sp. DNA encodes these proteins:
- a CDS encoding NAD(+)/NADH kinase, whose protein sequence is MKSKSIGILVKPKFPEIKATLQNVVAWLRARSINVLLDTTCATLLGESGGIQKTQLAGKADVLLVLGGDGTMLNAARLAGERSIPILGVNMGGLGFLTEVRLENLYPSLERVFANDFVLDERLMLKTHIHRHGETVAQGGVLNDVVISKGTLARMIELKIAIQGEFVTNLRGDGLIVSTPTGSTAYSLSAGGPIIDPAVQALILTPICPHTLTHRPLIVPAQAELEVTLTSKDDGAMATMDGQVGVSISQGDTIEIKMSDHRTRLIRFPETRYYEVLREKLKWGDG, encoded by the coding sequence ATGAAAAGTAAAAGCATCGGCATTCTGGTCAAGCCCAAATTTCCGGAGATCAAGGCCACTCTGCAGAACGTCGTGGCCTGGCTGCGGGCAAGAAGCATTAATGTCCTCTTGGATACGACCTGCGCCACTCTGCTTGGCGAATCGGGCGGCATCCAGAAAACCCAGTTGGCGGGAAAAGCCGACGTGCTGCTCGTGCTCGGCGGCGATGGCACCATGCTCAATGCCGCGCGGCTCGCCGGCGAACGCAGCATCCCCATCCTCGGCGTCAACATGGGAGGGCTGGGCTTTCTCACGGAAGTGCGGCTGGAGAATCTCTATCCGTCGCTGGAGCGGGTGTTTGCCAACGACTTTGTGCTGGACGAACGGCTCATGCTCAAGACGCATATCCACCGCCACGGCGAAACCGTCGCACAAGGGGGCGTGCTGAACGATGTGGTGATCAGCAAAGGCACGCTGGCCCGCATGATCGAATTGAAGATTGCGATTCAAGGAGAGTTCGTCACCAACCTGCGCGGCGACGGGTTGATCGTGAGCACGCCTACCGGATCGACGGCTTACTCCTTATCGGCCGGCGGTCCCATCATCGATCCGGCCGTGCAGGCACTGATCCTGACCCCCATCTGTCCGCACACGCTGACGCATCGGCCGCTGATTGTGCCGGCGCAGGCGGAACTCGAAGTCACGCTCACGAGCAAGGATGATGGCGCGATGGCGACGATGGATGGGCAAGTGGGCGTCTCGATCTCGCAAGGAGATACGATCGAGATCAAGATGTCGGACCATCGGACGAGACTGATCCGTTTTCCGGAAACACGCTACTACGAAGTCTTGCGCGAAAAGCTGAAATGGGGAGACGGTTGA
- a CDS encoding ATP-dependent Clp protease ATP-binding subunit: MFERFTDKGRKIIILAREEAERHQNDYLGTEHLVLAILRESDGIALMILKKMGLSTEQIRLEIERNLPGGGTTMTFGEIPFSPRVKKVIEYGVEEARLLGHNHIGSEHLLLGLLREEEGIGGKILRSLGANLLTARQLTVTFLRKSAPRERDRKSNTPALDEFGRDLTQMAQEGQLDPVIGRADEIERVLQILSRRTKNNPVLIGESGVGKTAIVEGLAQRIVQSEVPDNLLSRRVIALDLGSLVAGTKYRGQFEERLKVVMKEIVQAGNIIIFIDELHTLVGAGAAEGSIDASNMLKPALSRGEIQCIGATTLDEYRKHIEKDGALKRRFQPIHVQPPSLDEAVSIIQGLRDRYEEHHGVEITEDAIVEAVKLSDRYITDRFLPDKAIDLIDETGSRAKLQTYALPSELKAMEQELKKVSRDKELAISMQNFEEAVRHREEEERLRKLLEESKREWKKSQEKNKPTITKEDVAYVVSKMTGIPLFKLEEEESNKLLRMEEFLHKRVIGQNEAISAISRAIRRSRAGLKEAKKPIGSFIFLGPTGVGKTELARTLAEFLFNSEDALIRVDMSEYQEKFTSSRLFGAPPGYVGYEEGGQLTEKVRRRPYSVVLFDEIEKAHPDVFNVLLQVLDDGVLTDSLGRKVDFKNTVVIMTSNIGTKMIQKGVSLGFQSTDGEQARKKKEEVFGELRRSFSPEFLNRIDEIVIFHQLDKEHLNSILDILLRELNGRLVEKGVEIEVDDEVKQWLIKEGYEPLYGARPMRRTIQRAIGDPLSDELIKGRFKDSRKIKVVLRDGAPAFIEQEAMAGV, encoded by the coding sequence ATGTTCGAACGATTCACGGACAAGGGTCGGAAGATCATCATCCTCGCACGCGAGGAAGCCGAGCGACACCAGAACGATTACCTCGGAACGGAGCATCTTGTTTTAGCGATACTCCGTGAGTCCGACGGGATCGCTCTTATGATCCTGAAAAAGATGGGGCTCTCGACGGAACAGATCCGGCTGGAAATCGAGCGGAATCTGCCCGGCGGCGGGACGACCATGACCTTTGGAGAAATCCCCTTCAGCCCCCGCGTGAAAAAAGTCATTGAATATGGGGTGGAGGAAGCCCGGCTTCTTGGACACAATCATATCGGCAGCGAACATCTTCTCCTCGGCCTGCTTCGTGAGGAAGAGGGCATCGGCGGGAAGATTCTGCGCAGCTTGGGAGCCAATCTCCTGACGGCAAGACAGTTGACCGTCACCTTCCTCAGGAAATCCGCGCCGCGTGAACGCGACCGAAAGAGCAACACGCCGGCACTCGATGAGTTCGGGCGCGACCTGACCCAAATGGCCCAAGAGGGGCAGCTGGATCCGGTCATCGGCCGGGCCGATGAAATCGAACGGGTCCTTCAGATCCTCAGCCGGAGGACGAAGAACAATCCGGTGCTGATCGGCGAATCCGGCGTCGGCAAGACCGCCATCGTCGAAGGCTTGGCGCAACGCATCGTCCAGTCTGAAGTGCCGGACAATCTGCTGTCCCGCCGGGTCATCGCGTTGGATCTCGGTTCCCTCGTGGCCGGGACGAAATATCGCGGCCAGTTTGAAGAGCGGCTCAAGGTCGTGATGAAGGAAATCGTTCAGGCCGGGAATATCATCATTTTCATCGATGAGCTGCACACCCTTGTGGGCGCCGGCGCCGCCGAAGGTTCGATCGACGCCTCCAATATGCTGAAGCCCGCGTTGTCTCGTGGTGAAATTCAGTGCATCGGCGCCACGACGCTGGATGAATACCGCAAGCACATTGAAAAGGACGGCGCGCTCAAGCGGCGGTTCCAGCCGATTCATGTGCAGCCGCCAAGCTTGGACGAAGCGGTGAGCATCATCCAGGGCTTGCGGGACCGTTACGAAGAACATCACGGTGTGGAAATCACCGAAGACGCAATCGTCGAGGCCGTGAAGCTGTCCGACCGATATATTACCGACCGGTTCCTGCCGGATAAGGCGATCGATTTGATCGATGAAACCGGTTCGCGCGCCAAGCTTCAGACCTACGCGTTGCCCTCAGAGTTGAAGGCGATGGAGCAGGAATTGAAGAAAGTGTCCCGTGACAAGGAATTGGCGATCTCGATGCAGAACTTCGAGGAAGCTGTGCGCCACCGGGAAGAAGAGGAACGGTTGCGGAAGCTGCTCGAAGAGTCGAAGCGCGAATGGAAGAAGAGCCAGGAAAAGAATAAACCGACGATTACGAAAGAAGATGTCGCCTACGTCGTCTCGAAGATGACGGGCATTCCGCTCTTTAAGTTGGAAGAAGAAGAGTCCAACAAACTGCTGCGGATGGAAGAATTTCTTCACAAGCGCGTCATTGGCCAGAACGAGGCCATTTCGGCGATTTCCCGTGCCATCCGCCGCTCGCGTGCCGGGCTCAAGGAAGCCAAGAAGCCGATCGGCTCCTTTATCTTCCTCGGTCCGACTGGCGTCGGGAAAACGGAACTGGCGCGAACTTTGGCGGAATTCCTCTTTAACAGCGAAGACGCCTTGATCCGGGTCGATATGTCCGAGTATCAGGAGAAGTTCACCAGCTCACGGCTGTTCGGAGCCCCTCCCGGATACGTGGGATATGAAGAAGGCGGCCAGCTGACTGAAAAGGTCCGCAGGCGGCCCTATTCGGTGGTGCTGTTCGACGAAATCGAGAAGGCCCATCCGGATGTGTTCAACGTCTTGCTCCAAGTGTTGGATGACGGGGTGTTGACTGACAGCTTGGGCCGAAAGGTCGATTTCAAGAATACCGTGGTCATCATGACCTCGAACATCGGCACGAAGATGATCCAGAAGGGTGTTTCGCTCGGCTTCCAGAGCACGGACGGGGAACAGGCTCGCAAGAAGAAGGAAGAAGTGTTCGGCGAATTGCGCCGCTCCTTCAGCCCCGAGTTCCTCAACCGGATCGACGAGATCGTCATCTTCCATCAGCTGGACAAGGAGCATCTCAACAGCATTCTCGATATCCTGCTCCGCGAGCTGAACGGCCGCCTCGTCGAAAAGGGTGTCGAGATCGAGGTCGACGACGAAGTGAAACAGTGGCTTATTAAAGAGGGCTATGAGCCGTTGTATGGTGCCCGTCCGATGCGGCGCACGATTCAGCGGGCGATCGGGGATCCGCTCTCCGACGAGCTCATCAAAGGCCGTTTTAAGGACAGCCGCAAGATCAAGGTGGTGCTCCGTGATGGTGCACCGGCCTTTATCGAGCAGGAGGCGATGGCCGGCGTCTAA
- the tsaD gene encoding tRNA (adenosine(37)-N6)-threonylcarbamoyltransferase complex transferase subunit TsaD, with translation MTTRLTGETIRYESWHPHPILGIESSCDETSAAVLDERGQVLSNIIASQDAVHRKYGGVVPELAARAHLGTIDRVVKSALIQAGLTRRDLGAIAVTQGPGLAGALLVGVNYAKSFAYALKLPLIGVNHLDGHIASAWLADPEFPHPCVVLVVSGGHTHLYRREADGSNGLLGCTRDDAAGEAFDKGAQMLGLDYPGGPAIDRLAKQGNSRAIRFPLSRLRKSSLEFSFSGLKTALLYKLRDMEASARTAQAADLAAGYQEAIVRVLVDRAFIAVQLSGTKALAVVGGVSANSRLRTLLAERAALDGVRLALPPMTYCTDNAAMIASAGRQLLLSGRPINREIDIIPTLRLGTQANIALVQAGS, from the coding sequence ATGACTACTAGACTTACGGGAGAGACCATCCGCTACGAATCCTGGCATCCTCACCCCATTCTCGGCATCGAATCCTCATGTGATGAGACATCTGCCGCCGTCCTTGATGAGCGAGGACAGGTGCTCTCCAATATCATTGCGTCACAAGATGCGGTTCACCGGAAGTATGGCGGGGTGGTCCCTGAACTGGCGGCCCGCGCCCATCTGGGGACAATCGATCGCGTGGTCAAGTCGGCGCTGATCCAGGCCGGGCTGACAAGGCGCGATCTTGGGGCGATTGCCGTGACTCAGGGGCCTGGTTTGGCCGGAGCCTTGTTGGTGGGAGTCAACTACGCCAAATCGTTTGCCTATGCCTTGAAGCTCCCTCTCATCGGAGTGAATCATCTCGATGGCCACATCGCATCGGCCTGGCTGGCCGATCCGGAATTCCCCCATCCCTGCGTCGTGCTGGTAGTGTCAGGCGGACACACGCATTTGTATCGTCGAGAGGCAGATGGCAGCAATGGGCTTCTTGGGTGTACGCGCGACGACGCGGCGGGTGAAGCCTTCGACAAGGGTGCGCAGATGCTGGGGCTGGATTATCCGGGCGGTCCCGCTATCGACCGTTTGGCCAAGCAGGGCAATTCACGCGCTATTCGATTTCCGTTGTCGCGTTTGCGGAAAAGTAGTTTGGAGTTCAGTTTTAGCGGCCTGAAAACCGCGTTGTTGTACAAGCTGCGGGACATGGAGGCCTCGGCGCGCACGGCTCAGGCGGCTGATTTGGCCGCCGGCTATCAGGAAGCCATTGTGCGAGTCCTCGTCGATCGCGCCTTTATCGCGGTTCAATTGTCCGGCACAAAGGCGCTTGCCGTGGTCGGCGGCGTGTCGGCCAATTCGCGTCTGCGGACGCTTCTCGCGGAACGGGCGGCGCTGGATGGCGTCAGGCTCGCCTTGCCGCCGATGACCTATTGCACGGATAATGCGGCGATGATCGCCTCAGCCGGACGGCAATTGCTGCTTAGCGGGCGCCCCATCAATCGTGAGATCGATATCATTCCCACACTCAGGCTTGGGACTCAGGCGAACATTGCCCTGGTTCAGGCCGGATCATAA
- the hflX gene encoding GTPase HflX: protein MPADEVLSLDLAKAAAQLALEIRRPLSLLLTRRGVVQEIIVGTEMVLSPTTQAKFRTGPRSLRGLRLIRTQLHDRPLSQEDLTDLAYLRLDLMGVLSVSPDGTPGTVYLAHLLPPDGSGELCKILKPTPLPQCPIVFDRFIEELEADIQQALKHHAVGGKQESAMLVSASSRGRAEQEDRLAELAELADSAEVAVVDKMVQRIPAGHQRYLLGSGKLKEVLIQTLHKGADMLIFDQTLTPAQARAISEMTDIKVIDRTQLILDIFARRAHSREGKVQVELAQLRYLLPRLSGHGTQLSRLGGGIGSRGPGETKLETDRRRIHDRITHLEGEIKDFARHQGQRRARRERHGLPVLSLVGYTNAGKSTLLNVLTKSHVSTLNRVFETLDTTSRRLRFPEDREVIVTDTVGFIRDLPQELVGAFRTTLEELREADLLLHVVDASAPDIDAQIKAVLDILLELGLDQIPQVLIFNKCDRLPAQQAEVLCLRYQAIGISALNPDTVKPLIDHLATRVYAITSGHGTASPHVKAPDPVLASPV, encoded by the coding sequence GTGCCCGCCGATGAAGTGCTGTCTCTGGATTTGGCCAAAGCGGCCGCACAGCTTGCGCTCGAAATCCGTCGCCCGCTCTCGCTGCTGTTAACGAGGCGTGGAGTCGTACAGGAAATTATTGTGGGAACGGAGATGGTGCTGTCTCCGACCACGCAGGCGAAATTCAGGACCGGTCCGCGCTCGCTTCGTGGACTCAGGCTCATTCGGACCCAACTGCATGACCGGCCATTGAGCCAGGAAGATCTGACGGACCTCGCTTATCTGCGCCTCGACCTCATGGGGGTCTTATCTGTCAGTCCTGATGGCACTCCCGGCACTGTCTATCTCGCGCACCTCCTTCCGCCGGATGGCAGCGGCGAACTCTGTAAGATTTTAAAGCCGACGCCCTTGCCGCAATGTCCGATCGTCTTTGATCGGTTTATCGAAGAGCTGGAGGCGGACATCCAGCAGGCGTTGAAGCACCATGCTGTCGGGGGGAAGCAGGAGTCGGCGATGTTGGTGAGTGCCTCGTCACGTGGCCGCGCCGAACAGGAGGACCGTCTGGCCGAGCTGGCCGAACTGGCAGACTCCGCGGAAGTGGCGGTCGTGGATAAGATGGTTCAGCGGATTCCAGCTGGTCATCAGCGCTATCTGTTAGGGAGCGGAAAACTGAAAGAAGTGCTGATACAAACCCTGCATAAGGGCGCGGATATGCTCATCTTTGACCAAACGCTTACACCGGCCCAGGCACGAGCGATTTCAGAGATGACCGATATTAAAGTTATCGACCGGACTCAGTTGATTTTGGATATCTTTGCCAGACGGGCGCACAGCCGGGAAGGGAAAGTGCAAGTCGAACTGGCCCAACTCCGGTACCTGTTGCCACGGCTCTCCGGGCATGGCACGCAGCTCTCCCGGCTGGGAGGCGGGATTGGCAGCAGAGGCCCCGGTGAAACAAAGCTCGAAACGGATCGCCGGCGCATTCACGATCGGATTACACATTTGGAAGGGGAGATTAAAGACTTTGCCCGCCATCAGGGGCAGCGCCGGGCTCGCCGTGAGCGCCATGGGCTGCCAGTGCTTTCGCTGGTCGGGTATACCAACGCGGGAAAATCGACGCTCCTCAATGTGCTGACCAAGAGTCACGTTTCGACGTTAAACCGGGTCTTTGAAACGCTGGATACGACGAGCCGGCGTCTGCGCTTTCCGGAAGATCGGGAAGTGATTGTGACCGATACCGTGGGGTTCATCCGGGACCTGCCGCAAGAACTCGTCGGGGCCTTCCGCACCACGCTGGAGGAGCTGCGGGAAGCCGATCTGTTGCTGCATGTGGTCGATGCGAGCGCGCCCGATATCGACGCGCAAATAAAGGCGGTCCTGGACATTCTTCTGGAGCTGGGGCTTGACCAGATTCCCCAAGTGCTCATTTTCAATAAATGCGACCGGCTGCCGGCGCAGCAAGCCGAGGTGCTGTGCTTGCGCTACCAGGCCATCGGAATTTCTGCGCTGAATCCGGACACCGTGAAACCGTTGATCGACCATCTTGCGACCCGTGTCTATGCGATCACCAGCGGGCACGGGACTGCCTCTCCACACGTGAAGGCCCCCGATCCGGTGCTTGCATCTCCCGTCTAA
- the nth gene encoding endonuclease III: MDARPARTKSLPDRPAGIARILMRQIPVARMELTHRSPWELLVATILSAQCTDQRVNQVTPALFKRFREPREFAAAPQAELETLIKSTGFYKNKAKHLIGCGRAVAEQFGGTVPQRMEELTTIPGVGRKTANVILGTAFGKPAIVVDTHVKRVANRLGLTASDDPETIEEDLQRQFPQAQWTDVSQRLLLHGRYVCLARKPQCAECCLYAECHWKGKAPR, translated from the coding sequence ATGGATGCCAGACCAGCCCGCACCAAATCTTTGCCTGATCGACCTGCCGGAATCGCCCGTATACTGATGCGACAGATTCCCGTGGCTCGGATGGAATTGACGCATCGTTCTCCCTGGGAACTGTTGGTGGCAACTATTCTGTCGGCGCAATGTACGGATCAGCGGGTGAATCAAGTGACTCCGGCCTTGTTCAAGCGATTCCGGGAACCCCGCGAATTCGCCGCCGCGCCGCAGGCTGAGCTTGAAACGCTAATCAAATCCACCGGATTTTACAAAAATAAGGCGAAGCATCTGATTGGCTGTGGACGGGCGGTGGCGGAACAATTCGGCGGCACCGTGCCGCAACGCATGGAGGAGCTGACGACGATTCCCGGAGTGGGGCGCAAGACGGCCAATGTGATCCTGGGAACGGCGTTCGGAAAGCCCGCTATCGTGGTCGATACGCATGTGAAACGGGTCGCCAATCGGTTAGGCCTCACGGCGTCGGACGATCCCGAAACGATTGAAGAGGATCTGCAAAGACAGTTCCCTCAAGCACAGTGGACCGATGTCTCCCAGCGCCTGCTCTTGCATGGACGCTATGTCTGTCTGGCCCGGAAACCGCAATGCGCTGAATGCTGCTTGTATGCCGAGTGCCATTGGAAAGGAAAAGCTCCACGATGA